From Candoia aspera isolate rCanAsp1 chromosome 4, rCanAsp1.hap2, whole genome shotgun sequence, a single genomic window includes:
- the ZBTB45 gene encoding zinc finger and BTB domain-containing protein 45 yields the protein MAEAVHYIHLQNFSKSLLETLNGQRLGGHFCDVTVHIQEATLRAHRCVLAAGSPFFHDKLLLGYSEIEVPPVVPSQVVRQLVEFMYSGSLVVAQSEALQILTAASILQIKTVIDECTQIISQSRSPKPPTAPPAVPLSLPRVLPTKPQEQQSKEVIGSLSRPGDLEAAHLEPPKLLCASEVRYKLRDLLSSQHREARTAACEGTISDGDTGGSYLHSTESAPSCHSRKQRQPVRLQLSETMPVIIKDEEEGSGEGPEGSEAEREAKLSCFVECSGSGPFAAGFNDQAKDSGGSSGADRKEGLHLDYAAPEGQDFFGNQDVFSESFIPSWQGEESGEEAAVSTSRDREKFHPDCNVESSNLRNLTGEFKQDLGASSGFPPRSSSGGTDGLTFVSSLGIQRELKAEVSNTSTVTSNTSIFQFHLPQPGGVAQTFYSIQQQQQQQQETGASNMVQLSPSTMVTSALHGGEQQNQQPGTSRCLEPSYQCSHCQKTFSSRKNYTKHMFIHSGEKPHQCSICWRSFSLRDYLLKHMVTHTGVRAFQCSICCKRFTQKSSLNVHMRTHRPERFQCCICNKYFSHRTLLERHMTTHTAWKGGPSEAPGALVASSSPADWKEKPNVATAAAPAVEASIVPAPVAWKAGEPSAESTISGWKTGEPSPAESRLVAWKGDAAGENSVTAWKGDPTSETSMQPHTI from the exons ATGGCTGAAGCTGTCCATTATATCCATTTGCAGAACTTCAGCAAGTCCCTTCTGGAGACGTTGAATGGGCAACGCCTAGGTGGCCATTTCTGTGACGTGACGGTGCACATTCAGGAAGCCACCCTGAGGGCTCACCGGTGTGTGCTGGCTGCTGGCAGCCCCTTTTTCCATGATAAGCTGTTGTTGGGCTACTCAGAGATTGAGGTGCCCCCTGTGGTCCCCAGCCAGGTGGTGCGCCAGCTGGTAGAGTTTATGTACAGTGGATCTCTGGTTGTAGCCCAGTCTGAAGCTCTGCAGATCCTCACTGCTGCCTCCATCTTGCAAATCAAGACTGTCATTGATGAATGCACCCAGATCATCTCTCAGAGTCGCAGCCCCAAACCCCCCACTGCCCCTCCAGCAGTGCCCCTCTCCCTTCCCAGAGTTCTGCCCACCAAGCCCCAGGAGCAGCAATCCAAAGAGGTCATTGGCAGCCTCTCACGGCCAGGTGACCTGGAGGCAGCCCACCTGGAACCCCCCAAGCTGCTCTGCGCCTCGGAAGTGCGTTACAAGCTGCGAGACCTGCTATCTTCCCAGCACAGAGAAGCTCGGACAGCTGCCTGTGAGGGGACCATAAGTGATGGAGACACAGGAGGTTCCTACCTGCACTCTACTGAGTCCGCCCCCAGCTGCCACAGCCGCAAACAGCGCCAGCCAGTGAGGCTTCAGCTGTCTGAGACAATGCCAGTCATCATCAAAGATGAAGAGGAGGGCAGTGGGGAAGGCCCAGAGGGGTCAGAGGCAGAAAGAGAGGCCAAGCTGAGCTGCTTTGTGGAATGCAGTGGGAGTGGCCCCTTTGCCGCTGGCTTCAACGACCAGGCAAAGGATTCTGGGGGTAGCAGTGGGGCTGACAGGAAAGAGGGCCTCCACTTGGATTATGCTGCCCCAGAAGGTCAGGATTTCTTTGGGAACCAGGACGTCTTTTCGGAGTCCTTCATCCCATCCTGGCAGGGAGAAGAAAGTGGAGAAGAGGCTGCGGTTTCCACCTCTCGAGACAGAGAGAAATTCCATCCTGATTGTAACGTGGAGTCTTCCAATCTGCGGAACTTAACAGGAGAATTCAAGCAAGACTTAGGCGCCTCCTCTGGGTTCCCACCCCGGAGCAGCAGTGGCGGGACCGACGGCTTGACCTTTGTCTCCTCCCTGGGCATCCAGCGGGAGCTCAAGGCAGAAGTCAGCAATACCAGCACAGTCACCAGCAACACTAGCATCTTCCAATTCCATCTGCCGCAGCCTGGTGGTGTAGCCCAGACCTTCTAcagcattcagcagcagcagcagcagcagcaggagacagGTGCCAGCAACATGGTGCAACTCAGCCCCAGCACAATGGTCACCAGCGCCCTTCATGGTGGGGAGCAGCAGAACCAACAACCTGGGACCTCCCGCTGCTTGGAGCCTTCCTATCAATGCAGCCACTGCCAGAAAACGTTCAGTTCTCGGAAGAACTACACCAAGCATATGTTCATCCATTCTG GTGAGAAGCCCCATCAGTGCAGCATCTGCTGGCGCTCCTTCTCACTGCGGGACTATCTGCTCAAGCACATGGTGACCCACACCGGCGTGCGTGCCTTCCAGTGCTCCATCTGCTGCAAGCGCTTCACCCAGAAGAGCTCCCTCAACGTGCACATGCGCACCCACCGCCCCGAACGCTTCCAGTGCTGCATCTGCAACAAGTATTTCTCTCACCGCACCCTGCTGGAGCGCCACATGACCACCCACACTGCCTGGAAGGGTGGGCCGTCGGAGGCCCCTGGGGCCCTCgtagcctcctcctccccagctgACTGGAAGGAGAAACCAAACGTTGCCAccgctgctgctcctgctgtggAGGCGAGCATCGTACCTGCTCCAGTGGCCTGGAAAGCAGGGGAGCCATCTGCTGAGAGCACCATCAGCGGTTGGAAGACAGGAGAGCCGAGCCCCGCAGAAAGTCGTCTGGTAGCCTGGAAGGGAGACGCTGCTGGGGAAAACTCAGTTACGGCCTGGAAAGGGGATCCTACTTCGGAGACATCCATGCAGCCTCATACAATCTAG